The genomic window TGTGTCGTTACCAACCGAACGGCCAGCTAGGGGACATGCCGGTTGGGAATGAGCCGTCAGGGTGTTGTCACTCCATTCGGCTTCTCCGGGTCAACAGAGATGCCTAGCTTAGTGGCCATGCAATCCGCGGATACATCCTTGCCCATGTACTTCTTGAGAATCGTGTCGAAATCCCTTTCAGCCACCACAGGACCACTGCCAGAAcacttggccttcttggtAAGTTCAGAGCATAGCCCATCCAGGTCGAATTCACCGTTCTGGGCCTTGGGACACTCTTGCAGCTTCTCCCTGTTGCAGACATTAGTATTAAATGGTACAGGAAAGTTGCACATTGGTGAGTACGTACCAGAGTTGATTGCAACTCATATTCGGCTTGTTACCCATATCATCGTCAATGGAATTCTGCTGGGCGTCAATCTCGGCAATGAGGTTCTTCTTTGGAGCATGCTCGTTGGGAGCAGCATTATAAGGCGTGAAAAAGTCGGTGTCTACTCCGtcattgaagaagaagtcATCAAAAGTTGGGTTGGACAAGACGTTCTCCTGTGACTCTCGGTAATCACCAAACAATTGGGGATCAAagtggccgccgccgttctGCTGGACAAGCCAGTCAAAGCTAGGACTAGCAATGTCAACATGGGCAAACTGAGCGAATGGTTGAtccgctgtcgtcgtcgcgggcTGCTCCTCGCCAATGGTTGTCAGTGTCTCGAGAGGCTTGAAGCTCATGGGAGACTGTGTAAAAGGTTCGGGAGAAGTCCCACAGGACGAGCTGGGGCCGGCGTTGGAGTTGGATGATGCGGAAGGTGAGCTAGTAGCGGCAGCAACACTGAAGGGGACGGAATCGACGCTGGCACGGGAGCCAGTGCGAGTCGAGTTGGACATGGAAGGCGCAAAGACGCCGGCAAATTTAGCAAAGTCGTCCTGGGTTGGCCGCTGCACGCTAGACTGAGGCGATTTGCCTTCGCTGGCAATGCTGCGGGCTGGGCTGTTCTTCTGGCCGTTCTGTTGGGGACTGAGAGGCTGTGATGAAGGCTGCTTGATTGGCGGGCCGGGAAGGGCGCCGAACTTGGGGAACTCGAATTGAAAGCTGACATCGCTCAAATTATTCAGAGCAGCACTGCCAAATGACACCTTGTCTCGGGGTGTGGGCTTGTGCTGTGACATGACAGCGACACGCTGCTTATACTGGTTCAACTCGGTAGTGATGCGATCCACTTCGGCTCGTAGCTTGCCATTCTCATGGTTGGCAGCCTCGGAAGCCTTTTCTAGCTCATCAACCTTGGTCTCCAGGTCCTTTAGATGCTTTTCCTTACGCTCCCTGAAAGCTCGCTGAGCGGCTCTATTCTgtgccttgcgcttcttccGTTGGCAGTCAGCAAAGCCGGGCGTAACATGAAGATGAAACACGACATATGGGAAGAGTACTTACCGAAGTTGGCTCAGAGGTGAGGGGCTTGCGGCCAGGCTTCTTGGCAATCTTCTCTGTGCCTTCCCGTCTCTTGGAGTCATTGCCGGGACTGCtgtcatcttcctcgtcatcagGATGACTTCTCTTCTCATGGCCATCATTCTCCGTCGACTCGGATGAGACAGTTCCGGGGGCATCCGCAACCATCTTGGCATGTTCACCGCCGTTACTGGCAAACGAAAAGTCGAAGCTAGAGTCGCCAAAGTCGTAGTCGATGTTGTCTAGGTACGGGCTCTCTTGGAAGGCAGAATTGTCCACATTCTGCATCGGAGAGCCCTGGAATGAGCTCGGGGACACAGATAAGCCTTTGGCTGTCGGCGAGGCGGAAGCCTGCGGTTTGTTGGCGTTGAGCGCAGCGAAAAGCAGGCTCTGTTGATGCGGGGTTAGGAGGAAGTTGGGTGGCAAAGAACCGCCTGAAGCCATCGCGATTTTGgtattttttcttcttttttggcaGTGCAAGCGTGTACAAGCGCGAGGAGCGATGATTTTAGGGGGTAGGAGCAAAAAGAtacaagcaaaaaaagaaggaaagacAGGGTGCAGACAGTAATGCCGTTATGGATCAAAGTGTCCAGTGTGCGGTGGCGGGTTCGGTCTTAAGTCCGGAAAGCGACACAGTGACGCAAGCCACAGCTCACGGATATGAGGAGCAACAGCTCGGATACACTGAATGAAGCACTCGAGTTGTTCAGGGCTATGATTGCATTCTTTGCCCACCAGGAGGAGCGCAAAGAGTTGGCGGACGACCCAAGTGAAAAACAAAGGCCAAGGGCGTACTGGACGAGTGGCTGGGGGGCGAAACGACTTGCAGCACGTTGCAGGGTGTTTCGACAATGGGGGATCCTGTAAGGCGGGAGTcggaaaaaaaagttgcTGCCTGAGTCACGAATTGGCCTCTTTGTTCCAGTCGATTCTGCCTCGACAGGTGCTGAGACGAATTCAGGGGTGGGAAGCAGAATGATGAGTTGATGGCAGGTCGGTTCTGAGGCCCGGAGCCAACGGGGCAGGGAATGGAATCACTGCGAACTGGGACCAGCAAGCGCGAAATTGAATTTGTAAGCcggtccaacattgaagccaggGCGGGGTTCAGGCTGTTCTGGTTTCAGACGCTCCGTGTGAACAACGACAGGAAACGGTAGACGACAAAGCCCGTGAAGGAACGCACGGTGGGTCGCCAACGGGCGTTGCCAATTGACCAGTGGACCGTTGAATCTCCCAGACCATCATATGCATGGGTTGGCCTTGATCCAGATGCTGCTCACTTTCATGCGGGCCACATTCCATGTCAGCATTTTGTCAGGCggcactacggagtagagacTTGGCCTCTCTGCGCGGTTCGGTATTGAGACGCTTGCGCTCGGCCACCCCTGTGTCGCTCACTACCGAGGACTGTGCGCACACTGTACCCAAGGTGAGAAGGCCATCGTTCGAGCTTACAGGCACGTCCAAGCAGACGAGGAAAGCCAGATGTTCATGTCTGGTCCGTTTCCCTCCTGTCTTCAGACAGATCTGACCAGCTGTGATTGCACCCAACTCAGCGGGCAAAGCCTACCTACCATACAGTGCCGAAAACCAGTCGCACTGCCACCAACAGCTCCGCATTCGAAACGTCTAGCGCCAGGGCACGTTAGCTCAATTCTCAGGCCACGCATGCGTGTACAGTACTGCATGTTGTGTATTTCGAACAGTAGTCGGCAGGCTGATAGGTACCTCTGATTTGGTAGTGCGCCCTGCAAGTCACGTGTCCAGCAGCCAAGCACGGAATCTTCCATGCCCCACTCGGGGTTTTGCCCGTTGAGGCCAACCCTGTCACGCGGGAGCC from Metarhizium brunneum chromosome 2, complete sequence includes these protein-coding regions:
- the napA_0 gene encoding AP-1-like transcription factor napA — protein: MASGGSLPPNFLLTPHQQSLLFAALNANKPQASASPTAKGLSVSPSSFQGSPMQNVDNSAFQESPYLDNIDYDFGDSSFDFSFASNGGEHAKMVADAPGTVSSESTENDGHEKRSHPDDEEDDSSPGNDSKRREGTEKIAKKPGRKPLTSEPTSKRKAQNRAAQRAFRERKEKHLKDLETKVDELEKASEAANHENGKLRAEVDRITTELNQYKQRVAVMSQHKPTPRDKVSFGSAALNNLSDVSFQFEFPKFGALPGPPIKQPSSQPLSPQQNGQKNSPARSIASEGKSPQSSVQRPTQDDFAKFAGVFAPSMSNSTRTGSRASVDSVPFSVAAATSSPSASSNSNAGPSSSCGTSPEPFTQSPMSFKPLETLTTIGEEQPATTTADQPFAQFAHVDIASPSFDWLVQQNGGGHFDPQLFGDYRESQENVLSNPTFDDFFFNDGVDTDFFTPYNAAPNEHAPKKNLIAEIDAQQNSIDDDMGNKPNMSCNQLWEKLQECPKAQNGEFDLDGLCSELTKKAKCSGSGPVVAERDFDTILKKYMGKDVSADCMATKLGISVDPEKPNGVTTP